The genomic window TCGCGCGATGCGAAGCCAGGCCATCCGCAAAGCGAATGGCCGCGTTCGATAGCAACCATCTTGAACAAAGCAACGACACCTGATGGGTCGCGGTGCCTGTTGGATGAAGAGTGACAGTCGCAGCTTCTAGCCTGCCAGGACTGTTCTGTATGTGAGCGAAACCCGTCGTTTGCGCGCTGTGCGAACGCCCTCAACCACATCGGATTTGCGGGCGGGGATTGCGTGCGTCCACTCAAAGCGTGCTGGCCCACCAAGCACCAGCAGGCTTCGTGGTTCAAGCAGACAGCCAACCTTGGCACCACTCGTCTTGTTGCCAAAAACAATCTCGCACGGTGACCCGAGCGACAATGACGCGACCACAGGGCCAAAACAGGGAACGCAGTCAGTGTGTGGAGCGATGCCTTGCCCGGGCTCGTACTCATTCACGATGATCTGGCTTGGCTGTTCACCAAACAGATCCAAAGCCCTGATCAAATCACACTCAGCCCTGAGAGACAGCGGCAGCGGGCCGAGATAGGCGTCCGCAGCGACATGTCTGGCGCGATAGTCGTAAACCCAGCCATAGTGCTGAACCCGGCGACGCAGATCATCCCGCCAGTGCTGACGGTCCACCCACTCCAGCAACTCCACCTCACGCGCCGAAGAAACGAATTCGGAGATCAGCACCGCACCTGCCGGCAGGTCGGCAAGGCGTTTGTCTTGGATGTGACTCATGAGCGGTGTTGCTTTGTCAGCAGATATTGCCTCTGGAAACGCCATGGAACCGTAAGGCCCCTCTATAACGAATTCTATTGCCACGCATCACAACGAGCCACTGGCACATTCCTCGCAACGTCCTGTCTTATCGAGGTGTTCAGCGCGCGGGTGTCCACAAAGGGCACAGCGCAACGCCTCGGATATTTGGGCGGGTACGGCTATGGCTAGGGTTAAAATCCTTGGAGACGTGTCTTCTGGACGCGACAACAATCTCAATTTGATGCGGTTGGTTGCAGCAGCCCTTGTGGCGCTGTCGCACAGCTATCTTATCGTTAATGGAGAGGGCAGTTCCCAGCCATTGGCTGATCTGACCGGCTTTACGCTGGGCTATCACGCGGTCAATATCTTCTTTGTGGTCAGCGGGTTTCTGGTCATCCGCAGCTGGCATCGCTCGTCTTCGCTGACCCATTTCGGGGCAGCGCGTGCGATTCGTATTCTCCCGGCACTGATTGTCTGCGTCGTGATGACTGCCTTGATGGTTCTGCCGTTTGCCTCCAGCCTGTCGCTGTGGGCGTATTTCACGTCGCCGCAAACCATGGCCTACGTGCCGCTGACCGCGAGCCTCGTGACGCCCGATGCCCTGCTGCCCGGCGTGTTTGAAACCAATCCGGTTCCCTTCGAGATCAACGGGTCCCTGTGGACACTGCGCTACGAGATTGTCTGCTACGCAGCCCTGGCGGTTCTGGGCATGCTCGGCGTGTTTTCAACCCGGCTGAAAATGCTTGTGGTCTTTGCGGTGCTGAGTGCACCGCTGATTGTTCTGTCTTTCATGCCGACCCTGTTTGCCGACATCACACCTGCGCAGCATCTGGTGCGCTTTGGCCTGTGCTTCGGCCTGGGTGTGCTGGCCCATGAGCTGCGCGACACCATTCCCTTACACTGGACTGGCGTGGCCGCGCTGTTCGCGTCCGCCGTTGTGGCCCACGGCACGGCGGCTTTCCCTTTGGCGTTATATGTTTTCGTTGCCTACACGTCTTTGTGGGTTGCGTTCATTCCCGAAGGGCCGGTGCGCAAGTTCAATCAGTTCGGGGACATTTCATACGGCCTCTACATCTACGCCTTCCCGATTCAGCAATTGCTGATCTATCAGCTGCCCGCATTGGAGCCGCTGGAACTGTTTGTGGCCACGCTGGCCATCACGATCCCTGTTGCCACCGTGTCGTGGCTATGGATCGAGCAGCCCATGCTGACTCACAAAGACGCGATATATGGAGTCCTGCGGCGCGCTTTGAAGCTGTCTCCGGCACGCGCTTAGCGACACCTATACAAGCGGCGGCTGACAAATGCCGAACTTTCCGGGAACGACACAAAACAAACTGTGCATCGCCGGGAGGCGCCGTGACTCATCTCAGGAAAAAGCCTCTGTCAAAATTCGCGGCGATGCCTGGCCTGCCAGTGCGCAAGGCGCTGGCCGGCACTGCTGCGGGCCTTGCCCTTCTGGTCGCGGGATCCGGTTCCTGCACAAGACGTCACGGCCGATGCTGCCCTTGTTAAGCAGGCCCGCGTCATTCATGCCCAGAGCCTTGTACTGGATGCCCATGCGGACATCGTCATTCCATCAACGTCCAGGAGTTATCTGGCCGAATTTGTCATCATGGCCTACGGCATCGGCCCGGTGTCCGGCTGTCACGTCAAACCCGCCGCCTCTTGTGCGACCTAACCGATTTGACGCAAGCGCTGCGAATGCGCACCCTGAGCCTCAAATCCATATTTGAATTTCACACCATTCGGAGCCTGCCCAGATGACAGACCTGCTGTCACCGCTCTCTTTCACGAGCGGTCCCTCCATGAAAAACCGTTTCATGCTTGCCCCCCTCACCAACTGCCAAAGCAATGCTGACGGCACCCTGTCGGATGACGAGTACACATGGCTCACCATGCGCGCCAAGGGCGGTTTCGGACTCACCATGACCTGTGCATCGCACGTGCAGGCCATCGGGCAGGGCTTCCCCGGTCAACTGGGCATCTGGGATGACAAGCACATTCCCGGCCTCACCCGCATGGCGGAGGGCATCAAGGCGCATGACAGTGTCGCCCTGGTTCAACTGCATCATGCCGGCATGCGATCATCACTGGTAAAAGAACTGCTGGATGGTCCCCCAGTATGTCCATCCGACAACGAGCGATCCGGCGCACGTGGGTTGTCACTGGCGGAGACGCAGCAACTCGTTGAAGATTTTGTCCGTGGCGCTGAGCGCGCCGAGGCGGCAGGCTTTGATGGCGTCGAGCTGCACGGGGCGCATGGGTACATCCTGTGCCAGTATTTCAGCGCTTCCATCAACAAGCGCGATGACCAGTATGGTGGGGATACGGAGGGCCGCTTCCGCATTCTGTTCGAGATCATCGAAGGTGTCCGTGCCCGATGCCGCAAGGACTTTGTGCTGGGTGTGCGGCTGTCACCGGAACGTTTCGGCATGCAGCTTGGTGAAGTTCTTGGCGTCGCTGAAAAGCTCCTGAACGACGACCGCGTGGACTTCCTCGACATGTCCCTGTGGGACTGCTTCAAGGAACCCGAAGAAGACGACTTCAAGGGAAAATCCTTGCTGGATCACTTCGGTGCCCTCAAGCGCGGCAACACCCGACTGGGTGCAGCAGGTGCACTCGAAACACCGGCGGACGCTGAAAAAGTG from Candidatus Phaeomarinobacter ectocarpi includes these protein-coding regions:
- a CDS encoding NADH:flavin oxidoreductase, coding for MTDLLSPLSFTSGPSMKNRFMLAPLTNCQSNADGTLSDDEYTWLTMRAKGGFGLTMTCASHVQAIGQGFPGQLGIWDDKHIPGLTRMAEGIKAHDSVALVQLHHAGMRSSLVKELLDGPPVCPSDNERSGARGLSLAETQQLVEDFVRGAERAEAAGFDGVELHGAHGYILCQYFSASINKRDDQYGGDTEGRFRILFEIIEGVRARCRKDFVLGVRLSPERFGMQLGEVLGVAEKLLNDDRVDFLDMSLWDCFKEPEEDDFKGKSLLDHFGALKRGNTRLGAAGALETPADAEKVLATGYDYAMLGRAAMWNHDFPKLYEANRSFTPATLPASRGYLNAEGISDTFVDYIKGNWPQYVAE
- a CDS encoding alpha-ketoglutarate-dependent dioxygenase AlkB, which encodes MSHIQDKRLADLPAGAVLISEFVSSAREVELLEWVDRQHWRDDLRRRVQHYGWVYDYRARHVAADAYLGPLPLSLRAECDLIRALDLFGEQPSQIIVNEYEPGQGIAPHTDCVPCFGPVVASLSLGSPCEIVFGNKTSGAKVGCLLEPRSLLVLGGPARFEWTHAIPARKSDVVEGVRTARKRRVSLTYRTVLAG
- a CDS encoding acyltransferase family protein, producing MARVKILGDVSSGRDNNLNLMRLVAAALVALSHSYLIVNGEGSSQPLADLTGFTLGYHAVNIFFVVSGFLVIRSWHRSSSLTHFGAARAIRILPALIVCVVMTALMVLPFASSLSLWAYFTSPQTMAYVPLTASLVTPDALLPGVFETNPVPFEINGSLWTLRYEIVCYAALAVLGMLGVFSTRLKMLVVFAVLSAPLIVLSFMPTLFADITPAQHLVRFGLCFGLGVLAHELRDTIPLHWTGVAALFASAVVAHGTAAFPLALYVFVAYTSLWVAFIPEGPVRKFNQFGDISYGLYIYAFPIQQLLIYQLPALEPLELFVATLAITIPVATVSWLWIEQPMLTHKDAIYGVLRRALKLSPARA